A portion of the Micromonospora tarapacensis genome contains these proteins:
- a CDS encoding glycerate kinase family protein, giving the protein MRVLLCPDKFAGTLPAPQVAAAVADGWREVAPGDDLLVRPLADGGPGFLDVLAEALPGRRVPVPTVDPLGRPAAGEMLLTDGGATAWLESAQGCGLHLLAAAECDPKVTTSYGLGLLIAAATEAGARTVVVGLGGSATNDGGAGLLTALGAVPLDGAGSALPYGGAALAAVAALDGVPRLREARLIAATDVDNPLLGLHGASNVFGPQKGADRGDVLLLDAALQRWAEVLERDLPGCPSSLGALPGGGAAGGVGAALLALGGRCESGIGLVSRAVGLHTVLDEVDLVVTGEGRFDHQSLRGKVVAGVAGAARDRGVPCVVLAGQVSTGRREAASVGVTDAYSLVEHFGGEERGGLAAALDRPAEGLRALGARLARQWSR; this is encoded by the coding sequence ATGCGCGTACTGCTCTGCCCGGACAAGTTCGCCGGCACGCTGCCCGCCCCCCAGGTCGCCGCCGCCGTGGCCGACGGCTGGCGGGAGGTTGCCCCCGGCGACGACCTGCTGGTCAGGCCGCTGGCCGACGGGGGACCGGGTTTCCTCGACGTGCTGGCCGAGGCGCTCCCCGGCCGGCGGGTGCCGGTGCCGACGGTCGACCCGCTGGGCCGGCCGGCCGCCGGTGAGATGCTGCTCACCGACGGCGGCGCGACCGCGTGGCTGGAGAGCGCGCAGGGGTGCGGGCTGCACCTGCTCGCCGCCGCCGAGTGCGACCCGAAGGTCACCACGTCGTACGGGCTCGGCCTGCTGATCGCCGCGGCGACCGAGGCCGGTGCCCGCACCGTGGTGGTCGGGCTGGGCGGTTCGGCGACCAACGACGGCGGCGCGGGCCTGCTCACCGCGCTGGGCGCGGTCCCGCTGGACGGCGCCGGTTCGGCCCTGCCGTACGGCGGCGCGGCACTGGCCGCCGTGGCGGCGCTCGACGGCGTGCCCCGGCTGCGCGAGGCCCGGCTGATCGCCGCCACCGACGTCGACAACCCGCTGCTGGGGCTGCACGGGGCGAGCAACGTCTTCGGGCCGCAGAAGGGCGCCGACCGCGGCGACGTGCTGCTGCTCGACGCCGCGCTGCAACGCTGGGCCGAGGTGCTGGAGCGCGACCTGCCCGGCTGCCCGAGCAGCCTGGGCGCGCTGCCCGGTGGCGGCGCGGCCGGCGGTGTCGGTGCCGCGCTGCTGGCACTCGGTGGCCGGTGCGAGTCGGGGATCGGGCTGGTCAGCCGGGCCGTCGGGCTGCACACCGTGCTCGACGAGGTCGATCTGGTGGTCACCGGGGAGGGTAGGTTCGACCATCAGTCGCTGCGTGGCAAGGTCGTCGCCGGAGTGGCCGGCGCGGCCCGCGACCGGGGCGTACCCTGCGTGGTACTCGCCGGCCAGGTCAGCACCGGGCGGCGGGAGGCGGCGTCGGTCGGGGTGACCGACGCGTACAGCCTGGTGGAGCACTTCGGCGGCGAGGAGCGCGGCGGCCTGGCCGCCGCGCTGGACCGCCCGGCAGAGGGACTGCGGGCGCTCGGGGCCCGCCTGGCCCGGCAGTGGAGCCGCTGA
- the erpA gene encoding iron-sulfur cluster insertion protein ErpA, with product MTTPAQTESTEAKAPTSVVLTDVAAQKVKALIEQEGRDDLRLRIAVQPGGCSGLRYQLFFDERSLDGDVVTDYDGVEVVVDRMSAPYLAGASIDFADRIDAQGFTIDNPNAGSSCACGDSFS from the coding sequence GTGACCACGCCAGCGCAGACCGAGTCGACCGAGGCCAAGGCCCCCACGTCCGTCGTCCTCACCGACGTCGCGGCGCAGAAGGTCAAGGCCCTGATCGAGCAGGAGGGCCGAGACGACCTGCGGCTCCGGATCGCCGTGCAGCCGGGTGGCTGTTCCGGCCTGCGGTACCAGCTCTTCTTCGACGAGCGTTCGCTCGACGGTGACGTCGTCACCGACTACGACGGCGTCGAGGTCGTCGTCGACCGGATGAGCGCCCCCTACCTGGCCGGCGCCAGCATCGACTTCGCCGACCGGATCGACGCACAGGGCTTCACCATCGACAACCCCAACGCGGGCAGCTCCTGCGCCTGCGGCGACTCCTTCAGCTGA
- a CDS encoding carbohydrate kinase family protein: MKIAVTGSIATDHLMSFPGRFADQLIADQLHKVSLSFLVDDLVLRRGGVAANIAFGMGQLGLRPVLLGAVGADFADYRSWLERHGVDCDSVHVSEVAHTARFVCTTDTDMCQIASFYAGAMSEARNIELHPVAQRLDGLDLVVVGANDPEAMLRHSAECRERGYAFAADPSQQLARMAGEDVVALIDGAEYLMTNDYEKSLLQSKAGLSDGQLLDLVRIRVTTLGKHGVEIAGRDIDPIHVPIAREARAVDPTGVGDGFRAGFFTALSWGVGLERAAQVGSLLAALVLETVGTQEYQVRRDLFVKRLAESYGDQAADEVRPHLLP; this comes from the coding sequence ATGAAGATCGCCGTGACCGGCTCGATCGCCACCGACCACCTGATGAGCTTCCCGGGCCGGTTCGCCGACCAGCTCATCGCGGATCAGCTGCACAAGGTGTCACTCTCCTTCCTGGTGGACGACCTGGTGCTGCGCCGCGGCGGGGTGGCGGCCAACATCGCGTTCGGCATGGGGCAACTCGGCCTGCGCCCGGTGCTGCTCGGCGCGGTCGGTGCCGACTTCGCGGACTACCGCTCCTGGCTGGAGCGGCACGGGGTGGACTGCGACTCGGTGCACGTGAGCGAGGTGGCGCACACCGCCCGTTTCGTCTGCACCACCGACACCGACATGTGCCAGATCGCCTCGTTCTACGCCGGCGCGATGAGCGAGGCGCGCAACATCGAGCTGCACCCCGTGGCGCAGCGCCTCGACGGGCTGGACCTGGTCGTGGTCGGCGCGAACGACCCGGAGGCGATGCTGCGCCACTCCGCCGAGTGCCGGGAGCGGGGCTACGCCTTCGCCGCCGACCCGTCGCAGCAGCTCGCCCGGATGGCCGGCGAGGACGTGGTGGCGCTGATCGACGGCGCCGAGTACCTGATGACCAACGACTACGAGAAGTCGCTGCTGCAGAGCAAGGCCGGGCTGAGCGACGGCCAGCTGCTGGACCTGGTCCGGATCCGGGTGACCACGCTGGGCAAGCACGGGGTGGAGATCGCCGGGCGGGACATCGACCCGATCCACGTGCCGATCGCCCGGGAGGCCCGGGCGGTCGACCCCACCGGTGTCGGCGACGGCTTCCGGGCGGGCTTCTTCACCGCGCTGTCCTGGGGCGTCGGGTTGGAGCGGGCCGCGCAGGTCGGCTCGCTGCTCGCCGCGCTGGTGCTGGAGACCGTCGGCACCCAGGAGTACCAGGTGCGCCGGGATCTGTTCGTCAAGCGGCTCGCCGAGTCCTACGGCGACCAGGCCGCCGACGAGGTCCGCCCTCACCTGCTGCCCTGA
- a CDS encoding sulfurtransferase TusA family protein produces MPDPTGGGNAPGHRPDEVLDCLGQRCPLPVIALARRLPELPVGAVIRVLADDPAAAVDIPAWCRMRSQEFLGAAPGPAYDVRRTH; encoded by the coding sequence ATCCCCGACCCGACCGGCGGTGGCAACGCGCCCGGCCACCGGCCCGACGAGGTGCTCGACTGCCTCGGCCAGCGCTGCCCGCTGCCGGTGATCGCCCTGGCCCGCCGGCTACCCGAGCTGCCGGTGGGCGCGGTGATCCGGGTGCTGGCCGACGACCCGGCCGCGGCGGTCGACATCCCGGCCTGGTGCCGGATGCGCAGCCAGGAGTTCCTCGGCGCCGCACCCGGCCCCGCCTACGACGTCCGCCGAACCCACTGA
- a CDS encoding cysteine desulfurase family protein produces MIPSPVYLDAATAAPLHPVARQALLAALDDGWTDPDRLYAPARRARQLLDAAREATAEALGVRPDELSFTPGGTSAAHTAVLGGLLGRQRTGPVLVHSAIEHSAVLHAAEQHVARAGTAVEVPVDRFGRLDLDGWSRAVAGPGVALAALIAASHEVGTVQPVEGAAAACADSGVPLYVDAAQAVGRMPVPAGWSVLSASARKWGGPPGVGLLVVRKGTRWESPWPADEHESGRTPGAVNLPAVVAAAASLRAVTADAAAQAARLSPLVDRIRARVAAEVPDVEVVGDPERRLPHLVTFSCLYVDGEALLHALDRRGFAVSSGSSCTSSTLRPSHVLEAMGVLSHGNVRVSLHAGNTEADVERFLAELPEIVADLREQAGVAGL; encoded by the coding sequence GTGATTCCTTCCCCGGTCTACCTGGACGCGGCCACCGCCGCGCCGCTGCATCCGGTCGCCCGGCAGGCCCTGCTGGCCGCGCTCGACGACGGCTGGACCGACCCGGACCGGCTCTACGCGCCGGCGCGGCGGGCTCGCCAGTTGCTCGACGCCGCCCGCGAGGCCACGGCGGAAGCCCTCGGCGTACGTCCCGACGAACTGTCCTTCACCCCCGGCGGCACCAGCGCGGCGCACACCGCCGTGCTCGGTGGTCTGCTCGGGCGCCAGCGGACCGGCCCGGTGCTGGTGCACTCGGCGATCGAACACTCCGCCGTGCTGCACGCCGCCGAGCAGCACGTCGCCCGCGCCGGCACGGCCGTCGAGGTGCCGGTCGACCGTTTCGGCCGGCTGGACCTGGACGGCTGGTCGAGGGCCGTGGCCGGTCCGGGAGTGGCCCTGGCGGCCCTGATCGCGGCCAGCCACGAGGTGGGCACCGTCCAACCGGTCGAGGGCGCGGCGGCGGCCTGCGCCGACTCGGGGGTGCCGCTGTACGTCGACGCCGCCCAGGCGGTGGGCCGGATGCCGGTGCCGGCGGGCTGGTCGGTGTTGAGCGCGAGCGCCCGCAAGTGGGGCGGTCCACCCGGCGTCGGCCTGCTCGTGGTCCGCAAGGGCACCCGCTGGGAGTCGCCCTGGCCGGCCGACGAGCACGAGTCGGGGCGTACGCCCGGCGCGGTGAACCTGCCGGCGGTGGTGGCGGCGGCGGCGAGCCTGCGCGCGGTGACCGCCGACGCGGCGGCGCAGGCGGCCCGGCTGTCCCCGCTGGTGGACCGGATCCGGGCCCGGGTGGCGGCCGAGGTGCCGGACGTGGAGGTGGTGGGTGACCCCGAGCGCCGGCTGCCGCACCTGGTGACCTTCTCCTGCCTGTACGTCGACGGCGAGGCGCTGCTGCACGCGCTGGACCGGCGGGGCTTCGCCGTCTCGTCGGGCTCCTCGTGCACCTCGTCCACCCTGCGCCCGTCGCACGTGCTGGAGGCGATGGGGGTGCTGTCGCACGGCAACGTGCGGGTCTCGCTGCACGCCGGTAATACCGAGGCCGACGTGGAACGCTTCCTCGCCGAGCTGCCGGAAATCGTCGCCGACCTGCGGGAACAGGCGGGGGTGGCGGGGCTGTGA
- the ctaC gene encoding aa3-type cytochrome oxidase subunit II, with translation MVARSSEVRPTAVRRSASPGAGVRRGRRAGRLAGLGFGGAALLILLTGCDVGAAFGGFGWPQGGITPESRRMYDLWIASCIAALAVGVLVWGLIFWCIVRYRKRGNDLPVQTRYNLPMEFLYTIAPVLIVSVLFYYTAVVQTDVIKTTNNPDVTVEVVAFKWNWQFNYRDGQGTEADTVASVLGTSEVIPILVLPTDRSIRFEETSRDVIHSFWVPEMLFKRDVMPGIIRNVFEVSSLETEGAYVGRCAELCGSYHAFMNFELRVVSPEDFDRFLAAKQDGASTQDALTAIGEEPFAVTTKPLETRRTESNFNPDTAPAGAGS, from the coding sequence GTGGTCGCAAGGAGTTCGGAGGTACGGCCGACGGCCGTGCGGCGCAGCGCATCCCCAGGAGCCGGTGTGCGGCGGGGGCGTCGCGCCGGGCGTCTCGCCGGGCTCGGATTCGGTGGGGCGGCGCTGCTGATCCTGCTCACGGGCTGTGACGTCGGCGCGGCGTTCGGCGGTTTCGGCTGGCCCCAGGGCGGCATCACCCCCGAGTCCCGGCGGATGTACGACCTGTGGATCGCATCGTGCATCGCGGCCCTCGCGGTCGGCGTCCTCGTCTGGGGCCTGATCTTCTGGTGCATCGTGCGCTACCGCAAGCGCGGCAACGACCTGCCGGTGCAGACCCGCTACAACCTGCCGATGGAGTTCCTCTACACCATCGCGCCGGTGCTGATCGTCTCCGTGCTCTTCTACTACACGGCCGTCGTGCAGACCGACGTGATCAAGACCACCAACAACCCCGACGTGACCGTCGAGGTCGTCGCCTTCAAGTGGAACTGGCAGTTCAACTACCGCGACGGCCAGGGGACCGAGGCGGACACCGTCGCGTCGGTGCTGGGCACCAGTGAGGTCATCCCGATCCTGGTGCTGCCGACCGACCGGTCCATCCGGTTCGAGGAGACCAGCCGGGACGTCATCCACTCGTTCTGGGTGCCGGAGATGCTGTTCAAGCGGGACGTCATGCCCGGCATCATCCGTAACGTCTTCGAGGTCTCCAGCCTGGAGACCGAGGGGGCGTACGTGGGCCGCTGCGCCGAGCTGTGCGGCAGCTACCACGCCTTCATGAACTTCGAGCTGCGGGTGGTCTCGCCGGAGGACTTCGACCGGTTCCTCGCGGCCAAGCAGGACGGCGCCTCCACCCAGGACGCGCTGACCGCGATCGGCGAGGAGCCCTTCGCGGTGACCACGAAGCCGTTGGAGACGCGGCGTACGGAGAGCAACTTCAACCCGGACACTGCTCCGGCCGGCGCGGGAAGCTGA
- a CDS encoding cytochrome c oxidase subunit 4, protein MKTEWRIFLVIAGFLLFATVLYGGWTWAESDGRVEWIGTVALLLSFLLCTMCGGFFWFVSRRIDLRPEDRPDAEIADGAGEIGFFSPGSYWPFGLALAAAVAGLGLVFWQFWLLGLGMLLVILAACGLLFEYYTGTRRTAEH, encoded by the coding sequence ATGAAGACCGAGTGGCGTATCTTCCTGGTCATCGCCGGGTTCCTGCTCTTCGCGACCGTCCTGTACGGCGGCTGGACCTGGGCCGAGTCGGATGGCCGCGTCGAGTGGATCGGCACCGTGGCGCTGCTGCTGTCCTTCCTGCTCTGCACGATGTGCGGTGGCTTCTTCTGGTTCGTGTCCCGCCGGATCGACCTGCGCCCCGAGGACCGGCCGGACGCCGAGATCGCCGACGGCGCGGGCGAGATCGGCTTCTTCAGCCCGGGCAGCTACTGGCCGTTCGGCCTGGCGCTGGCCGCCGCGGTCGCCGGCCTGGGGTTGGTGTTCTGGCAGTTCTGGCTGCTTGGCCTCGGCATGTTGCTGGTGATCCTGGCCGCCTGCGGCCTGCTGTTCGAGTACTACACCGGCACCCGGCGCACCGCCGAGCACTGA
- the trpD gene encoding anthranilate phosphoribosyltransferase: MGDRTWPHLLTALLRGEELGTADTAWAMGEIMSGSAAPAQIAGFAVALRAKGETPAELSGLVEAMLGRAVPVELPEEVRASALDVVGTGGDLAHTVNISTMTALVVAGAGVRVVKHGNRAASSSCGTADLLEFLGVPLDLGPEGVARCVAEAGIGFCFAARFHPGMRHAGPVRRELGVPTAFNFLGPLTNPARPRSGAVGCFDATMAPVMAAVFAARGDSVLVMRGEDGLDEFTTAAPTRLWIAQGGAVREALVDATDLGVPRSTIADLRGGDASYNADVAHRLFAGERGPVRDAVLVNAAAALATQGPLDGDLTDALGAGLGRAAESIDSGAAARTLARWIEVARTAA; the protein is encoded by the coding sequence ATGGGCGATCGGACCTGGCCGCACCTGCTCACCGCGCTGCTGCGGGGGGAGGAACTCGGCACCGCCGACACGGCCTGGGCGATGGGCGAGATCATGTCCGGCTCGGCGGCCCCCGCCCAGATCGCCGGCTTCGCCGTGGCGTTGCGCGCCAAGGGCGAGACCCCGGCCGAGCTGAGCGGGCTGGTCGAGGCGATGCTCGGCCGGGCCGTCCCGGTGGAGCTGCCCGAGGAGGTGCGCGCGAGCGCCCTGGACGTGGTCGGCACCGGCGGGGACCTCGCCCACACGGTGAACATCTCCACGATGACCGCGCTGGTGGTCGCCGGCGCCGGGGTACGCGTCGTCAAGCACGGCAACCGGGCGGCCTCCTCCTCCTGCGGCACCGCCGACCTGCTGGAGTTCCTCGGTGTGCCGCTGGACCTCGGCCCCGAGGGCGTGGCCCGGTGCGTCGCCGAGGCCGGCATCGGGTTCTGTTTCGCCGCCCGGTTCCACCCCGGCATGCGCCACGCCGGCCCGGTACGGCGGGAACTGGGCGTGCCGACCGCGTTCAACTTCCTCGGCCCGCTGACCAATCCGGCGCGCCCCCGCTCCGGTGCCGTCGGTTGTTTCGACGCGACGATGGCACCGGTGATGGCGGCCGTCTTCGCCGCCCGGGGCGACTCGGTGCTGGTGATGCGCGGTGAGGACGGGCTGGACGAGTTCACCACCGCGGCGCCCACCCGGCTCTGGATCGCCCAGGGCGGCGCCGTCAGAGAGGCCCTGGTGGACGCGACCGACCTCGGGGTACCCCGGTCCACCATCGCCGACCTGCGCGGCGGGGACGCGTCCTACAACGCCGACGTGGCCCACCGCCTGTTCGCCGGCGAGCGGGGGCCGGTGCGCGACGCCGTCCTGGTCAACGCCGCGGCGGCGCTGGCCACCCAGGGCCCGCTCGACGGGGACCTGACCGACGCGCTCGGTGCCGGTCTGGGCCGGGCCGCCGAGTCGATCGACTCCGGCGCCGCCGCCCGCACCCTGGCGAGATGGATCGAGGTCGCCCGCACCGCCGCCTGA
- a CDS encoding response regulator has translation MTDRLCTVLLYSDDPHVRDRMRLAVGTRPATDLRVEFVEASTYAECVRLVDDYQIDLMLLDGEATPGGGIGIARQIKDDYETAPPTCVVIARAADRWLASYAEVDGTLVHPLDPVTTTATVTELLRTHAPA, from the coding sequence ATGACCGATCGTCTGTGCACCGTCCTGCTCTACAGCGACGACCCGCACGTGCGGGACCGGATGCGGCTCGCGGTCGGCACCCGGCCCGCGACCGACCTGCGCGTCGAGTTCGTCGAGGCGTCCACCTACGCCGAGTGCGTCCGGCTGGTCGACGACTACCAGATCGACCTGATGCTGCTCGACGGTGAGGCCACGCCCGGCGGCGGCATCGGCATCGCCCGGCAGATCAAGGACGACTACGAGACCGCTCCACCGACCTGTGTGGTGATCGCCCGGGCCGCCGATCGATGGCTCGCCTCGTACGCCGAGGTCGACGGCACCCTGGTGCACCCGCTCGACCCGGTGACCACCACCGCCACGGTGACCGAGCTGCTGCGCACGCACGCGCCCGCCTGA
- a CDS encoding cytochrome c oxidase assembly protein has protein sequence MVGVPHADPIFLATSAAPPPFSVGAVFTGTRLDSWLAVGLVLAAGLYLYGVHRLRMRGDRWPIARTIFFLGPGLGGIASVTVSGLEAYDTTLLSVHMVQHMVLSMISPIFLALGAPVTLALRTLPIGPRRRLLAVVHSRLARVYTFPLVAFAIFVVNPFALYFTDLYRYTLEHAWAHELVHAHFIMTGCVFFWPLLGLDPLPGRWPYPGRALLMLLSVPFHTVLGLTVMQSTTLFAGDWYPALGLSWADPREDQVLAGGILWAGGEFVSVTMLAVLVVQWMRQAEREARRIDRELDRQEARQRAAESAAPAAPA, from the coding sequence ATGGTTGGCGTGCCGCACGCCGATCCGATCTTCCTGGCCACGTCGGCCGCGCCACCCCCGTTCTCGGTCGGCGCGGTGTTCACCGGCACCCGCCTGGACAGCTGGCTCGCCGTCGGCCTGGTGCTCGCCGCCGGCCTCTACCTCTACGGGGTGCACCGGCTGCGGATGCGCGGCGACCGCTGGCCGATCGCGCGGACGATCTTCTTCCTCGGCCCCGGTCTCGGCGGCATCGCCTCCGTCACGGTCAGCGGGCTGGAAGCGTACGACACCACGCTGCTGTCGGTGCACATGGTGCAGCACATGGTGCTCTCCATGATCTCGCCGATCTTCCTGGCACTGGGCGCACCGGTGACGCTGGCCCTGCGTACGCTGCCGATCGGCCCGCGCCGGCGGCTGCTCGCGGTGGTGCACAGCCGCCTGGCGCGGGTCTACACCTTCCCGCTGGTGGCGTTCGCCATCTTCGTGGTGAACCCGTTCGCGCTCTACTTCACCGACCTGTACCGCTACACGCTGGAACACGCCTGGGCGCACGAGCTGGTGCACGCGCACTTCATCATGACCGGCTGCGTGTTCTTCTGGCCGCTGCTCGGCCTGGACCCGCTGCCCGGGCGCTGGCCGTACCCGGGACGGGCGCTGTTGATGCTGCTGTCGGTGCCGTTCCACACCGTGCTCGGGCTGACCGTCATGCAGAGCACCACGCTCTTCGCCGGCGACTGGTATCCCGCACTCGGGCTGAGCTGGGCCGACCCGCGGGAGGACCAGGTGCTCGCCGGCGGGATCCTGTGGGCCGGTGGCGAGTTCGTCAGTGTGACGATGCTCGCCGTGCTGGTCGTGCAGTGGATGCGCCAGGCCGAGCGGGAGGCCCGCCGGATCGACCGCGAACTGGACCGCCAGGAGGCCCGCCAGCGGGCCGCGGAGTCCGCCGCCCCGGCCGCGCCGGCGTAG
- the ctaE gene encoding aa3-type cytochrome oxidase subunit III: MTAAPAIDKSRIHSQTRPNMVSVGTIVWLSSELMFFAALFAMYFSIRAAAPAQWAEHTEFLNIPYATTFTVILVLSSVTCQLGVFAAEKGDVHALRRWFTITFVMGLIFVLGQLNEYRELVHHGIKINSDGYGSMFYLTTGFHGLHVTGGLIAFVIFMIRTTMGRFTPAQATAAIVVSYYWHFVDVVWIALYGMIYWLQ, from the coding sequence GTGACTGCGGCCCCAGCCATTGACAAGAGCCGGATCCACTCCCAGACGCGGCCGAACATGGTCAGCGTCGGGACGATCGTCTGGCTCTCCAGCGAACTCATGTTCTTCGCGGCGCTGTTCGCGATGTACTTCTCCATCCGCGCGGCGGCGCCGGCGCAGTGGGCGGAGCACACCGAGTTCCTCAACATCCCGTACGCGACCACCTTCACGGTGATCCTGGTGTTGTCCTCGGTGACCTGCCAGCTCGGCGTGTTCGCCGCCGAGAAGGGCGACGTGCACGCGCTGCGCCGCTGGTTCACGATCACCTTCGTGATGGGCCTGATCTTCGTGCTCGGCCAGCTCAACGAGTACCGCGAGCTGGTGCACCACGGCATCAAGATCAACAGCGACGGATACGGGTCGATGTTCTACCTGACCACCGGCTTCCACGGCCTGCACGTGACCGGCGGGCTGATCGCCTTCGTGATCTTCATGATCCGCACCACCATGGGCCGGTTCACTCCGGCGCAGGCCACCGCGGCGATCGTGGTGTCGTACTACTGGCACTTCGTCGACGTCGTGTGGATCGCGCTCTACGGCATGATCTACTGGCTTCAGTGA
- the qcrA gene encoding cytochrome bc1 complex Rieske iron-sulfur subunit, with product MSSRTEQPALAGQEPLDVNDPRLSRFDVVREGARRDDIEIVHYEPQVVAGSKAERRLVRTVAGFFLLTGLAATAFLVIYIWWPWEYAPGRGGDKLYTPLLGVTLGIALLGIGFGILTWGKKLLPKEVSIQDRHEGVSSVDQKITGETMAYMADELGVKRRPLLGVSLLAGLAPVGAVVAAPLVGGLISQPHKDNQMFTTGFAPQDGRQVRLVREDGRPIRPADISAGGQITVFPGVEHGVSNRYADSPTLLIHLRDDDAEESRRNNERAGHGGFMWGNYAAYSKICTHAGCPASLYEQQTNRLLCPCHQSQFLITDNAKPIFGPASRRLPQLPIEVDSEGYFVAKSDYTETVGPDFWERP from the coding sequence ATGAGCAGCCGCACCGAGCAGCCGGCCCTGGCCGGCCAGGAACCGCTCGACGTGAACGACCCCCGGCTGAGCCGGTTCGACGTCGTCCGCGAGGGTGCCCGGCGGGACGACATCGAGATCGTCCACTACGAGCCGCAGGTCGTCGCGGGCAGCAAGGCCGAGCGTCGCCTGGTCCGTACGGTGGCCGGGTTCTTCCTGCTCACCGGCTTGGCGGCGACCGCCTTCCTGGTGATCTACATCTGGTGGCCCTGGGAGTACGCCCCGGGTCGAGGCGGCGACAAGCTCTACACCCCGCTGCTCGGCGTGACCCTGGGCATCGCCCTGCTCGGCATCGGCTTCGGCATCCTCACCTGGGGCAAGAAGCTGCTGCCCAAGGAGGTGTCGATCCAGGACCGGCACGAGGGCGTCTCCAGCGTGGACCAGAAGATCACCGGCGAGACCATGGCCTACATGGCCGACGAGCTGGGGGTGAAGCGTCGGCCGCTGCTCGGCGTGTCGTTGCTGGCCGGGCTGGCCCCGGTCGGCGCGGTCGTCGCGGCGCCGCTGGTGGGCGGGCTGATCTCGCAGCCGCACAAGGACAACCAGATGTTCACCACCGGGTTCGCCCCGCAGGACGGCCGGCAGGTCCGGCTGGTCCGCGAGGACGGCCGGCCGATCCGCCCGGCGGACATCAGCGCCGGTGGCCAGATCACCGTCTTCCCCGGCGTGGAGCACGGCGTGAGCAACCGGTACGCCGACTCGCCCACCCTGCTGATCCACCTGCGGGACGACGACGCCGAGGAGTCGCGCCGCAACAACGAGCGCGCGGGGCACGGCGGTTTCATGTGGGGCAACTACGCCGCGTACTCGAAGATCTGCACGCACGCCGGCTGCCCGGCGAGCCTGTACGAGCAGCAGACCAACCGCCTGCTCTGCCCGTGCCACCAGTCCCAGTTCCTGATCACCGACAACGCCAAGCCCATCTTCGGTCCGGCCAGCCGGCGGCTGCCGCAGCTGCCGATCGAGGTGGATTCCGAGGGCTACTTCGTGGCGAAGTCCGACTACACTGAAACCGTCGGGCCCGACTTCTGGGAGCGGCCGTGA